A stretch of DNA from Candidatus Goldiibacteriota bacterium:
ATTATACGCATCATCCAATATTCAAAACTCCATATTCTCAGATGATGACCGGTGCGGGTTTGAAAGTTATATAAGCTGGACATGCCCTGCAACGGGAAAATATTTTGTTTCTGTTTCTTCGTATGACTGTAATTCCGGTACGCCTACCAATATATGGAGCGGAATCATGGATACATCATACAGTTTCAGGGTCTCTAACGTACTTCCGGATACATATGAAACAGATAATGACGTGCCGGGTAAAAACATAATTGTCGGCGCGGCCGCGCAGTCACATAATAACCATCAAGCGGATGACATGGATATATTTTCTTTTGCCTGTACGTCCGGCAGCAAGTACACTATAGAAACATCAGGCTTAGGCGCGAATTCGGATACGGTATTAAGGCTTTATGACAGCACGGAAATTTTAATCACATTTGACGATAATAGCGGCGCAGGCGGCAAGGCAAGTAAAATATCCTGGACCGCGGATTATACAGGAACGGCGTATATCGCGGAATTTCAATCAGTGAATTCTGACTGGAACTGCGGTGTACTTGGCGGCACGGATACTGCTTACAGCATCACGGTCACATCGCCTTAAAGTCTTTGATGGTTTGTTTCATATTGTAGGGACGAAACGGGTTTTTAATGTTTATGGTTTAAATGTTTGGTAGGCGCACCTTTTAAGGTGCGGCAGTTGATTTGGATTTAAGAATTGGCAGGTGCGGCCGCCAAAGATAGACTAACAGGAAAAAAACGCGCGGGCTAAAGACCCGCGGCTGCCAAAACGAAAAAACAATATGTACTTTAAAGGCGCGGTTACTGAAACAAAATAATAACGTACAAACGCGTGGGGGGCCATGCGATTAGCGGAGGGTTTATGAAAAAGAACGGTCTTTTAGCGCGTGCATTGGTTTTATCAGGGGTAATAATATTTCTGGCGTTAAGCGCCACTGTTTTTGCGGTATTTTCTGCCTGGCGGCAAAAGGATGTATTAAGGTTAAGCCCGGCGGAAATATCAGTGACGACGGATTCCGGTTTATCAGCAGAGCTTAAAACTCTTGAAACAAAAAGCGTCAGCTTTGCTTTTGACAGGGATACCACCACCCAATATACGGCGTACGGGGCAAGCGTCATAACAGCCGCGTTTGAAAATGAACAAAACCTGAATTTTATAAAAGTATTCGGCGCCGCGCCATATACCATGACAGTTGCTGTTGAAAAGGGAAATAATAATTGGGTTGATGTTTCAGACCTTATAAACATGGATTTAAGCTCGCTTGCGGCGCAGTGGAACAGGTTTAATGCGGGTTCCGCGGCAAAAGGCACAAGGTTCATGATAACGCTGAAACCTAAAAAATCACTTCTGTCTTCGGGATTGGTTGAAATAGAATTCTGGGGCGATAGTGAAAGGATAAATATAAAAAGCAGCGAAGACCTGCTGAAAATGATGGAAGAAACAGACCCGCCCATGCAGGCAAGAAGTTTTGCCGCGCTGCCTGTACAGGGAGAAGTAACAGTAATATACGGCACGGACGGAATGGCTTCTACGGACTGCGTTTTTAGCGCGGCGGCAGTAAGGGCGCCCGCGGACATGAAAAGGGCGTGGCTTACCTATGAAATTTACGGATTTAGCCACTGGATAACAGCGAAAAGGGCTATTAATGGAAAAGCAATGCAGGGCGGATGGCCGCTTGCAGGCGCGGAAGAGTGGAGCAAACAGTCAGAAGAAATAAATCCGGAGTGGCTTAAAAAAGGTGCAAATGAAATACGGTTCAGCCTTCCTGCCGGATACAGCACAGGATATAAAGTAAGAAATGTAAAAATAACAGCCGAGCTTG
This window harbors:
- a CDS encoding PPC domain-containing protein; amino-acid sequence: MKKLSFLFLMFFVLIILFACGKKTNPAAAVEEPTPIPAATLAVVAAPDSFEPADSDPYSATHLVLGTASTGHTIHTVCDWDWYSFDAIAGQSYIIETYNLGANADTYLKLYASSNIQNSIFSDDDRCGFESYISWTCPATGKYFVSVSSYDCNSGTPTNIWSGIMDTSYSFRVSNVLPDTYETDNDVPGKNIIVGAAAQSHNNHQADDMDIFSFACTSGSKYTIETSGLGANSDTVLRLYDSTEILITFDDNSGAGGKASKISWTADYTGTAYIAEFQSVNSDWNCGVLGGTDTAYSITVTSP